Within Planctomycetaceae bacterium, the genomic segment GACGCCTATCGCCAGCCGGTTCTGCTGAGCCGCCACGTCCCGGCTGTGCCGATCCGAATTCGCCAGTGATTCGACAGCAGCCGGAGATTCTTCGAATGCCAGCGCCTGCTCAACCGTCGCCGGCACGTCAACCGGCTCAAACGGCTGCATTCCGTCGATGGCCACCAGCACTCGCAGGTCGAAGTTGGAAACTTCCAGCGTCAAACGGTAGCTGGTCGCGGAATCCATCGAGTCCGCAACGGCAAACCGGCCCGTTCGCACGGCCTGTCGGGTGGAATCCGACACCAGTACCGCCGTGCCGTCGCTGACATCCAGATGCAGCTCAAACACTTCGTTTCGCACCGGAATGTTGACCTGAACCGCCTGGGGAGTCACCTGCCAGGCCAGTTCCGCCTTCAGAAACAGGTCTCTCACGGGATACTCGGGCGACGAAACCATCGCGTTGTAGCCATACCGATCGGTGGCCGGCGCCAGGTGAGACATCGCCGCCAGCCGATACACGGCGTTCTGAAAAATGGGGCTTTGCGCGTTCGAAATCAGGTCGCGCTGCATCTCCGGAGGCATCACTCCGTCGCATCGCAGCACCTGAGCTGTCCGGTCGTATTCGACGCGAGCCGCCCAGGAGACCGGTATGCGGTCAAATCGCGTCAGGAATGCGTTCCAATCCGGAATCGCGTCCTTCGCTGCCAGAGGAACCTCCACCGGAAAATCGCCGCCGAACCATCGCCAGTTGTGAAAGCTTAGCCAGCTATCTTCAGATCCGCTGTGCGACTCAGTCTGACTGTTATTGTCACTGTTGTCCTTTTCTCCAAATTTTTCATTTTCAGTGGTCAGCGAACCATCGGCAAACTTCCAGGATCCCGTCATCTGCCAGGGAAGCTCCCAGTCGGCCGCGGAGGGCACGAACCGGACATCGAACACGGGAATTCGCATGTCGCACTGGTTCTCGTAGCTCTTGCGAGCGATCTCGCCGCCAACGTACAGGTCGCCATCAACGATGCGAAGCGTTTCCGCCGGCAGCCCCACAACGCGTTTGACGTACGATTCGCCGGGGCTTGCCGGATTGCGAAACACGACACGTTCCCAGCGTTCGGGACGCCGCAGGTCAAAGACGTGCTTGTGAACCAAGAGCTGATCGCCGTGATTCTGCGGAACGGCGCTGACGTCGATGTTGACCTGGCCACAGTTCGGACACGTGGCAAATGCGTCGGAGACGTCGGAATCCGCAGCCGACAGCGTATCCGGGTCCACGGATTCGTCGAACGAGACGCCGAACGCAAACAGGTAATGGCACTGGGGACACTGGACCTGTTTGTGGAAACCCAGCAGCCCGGGAGCCATCGAGCCCGTGGAAATCATGTAGCCTTCCAGAATCAGCCCGCAGCAGAATCACGGCGATGACGAATGACGAAGCCAGATCCGTCAGACCTCGCAGCCATCGCAGGTTTGATTCGTGGCGGGATTCAGACGGGAACAACATGCAAAGTCACGGATGTGGAGCCCGGAACGGCGCGATTCTGGATTACTGCCACTCCGATTCTACGACCCGGGGCTGTCATTGCCACGGGAAAGGCCGAACCCTGTCGGCCGCAGCAGCATTCGGCAGCGTCGCAAGTTTTCGAACATGGGTGAAGTCCGATCCCAGCGATCCCTGCGAAATCTACTGCCCGTCAGGCTGCAGCAATGGTCAAAAATCGCTACCTTTCCCGTCGTGCGAAAAAGCCGCTCAGGGAATTGTCCGGTTCAGCGGGACTGGCGGCCACGCAGCAGATGGACTCGCCGCGGCGTTCGCTGCGAACAGGCCATCTCGCGGCCTTCCACTCACTGCTCAACCGAACACAGAAATGCCCATCCAGCCGTCTGTTCTGATCGAAGTCAAACGTACCAGAAACAAGGGTCGCGGCGTCTTCGCCCGCGAATTCATTGCCGCCGGGACTGTCATCGAACGAGTCCCCGTGCTGGTGATTCCCGAAGAAGAAGTCTACGAGGCTCCGGGAAACCCGCTGCTGCTGGACTATGTGTTTGAATGGGGAAAGGGCACCGTGGGGCTGGCGGCGCTGGGGTTCGGTTCGCTGTACAACCATTCGTACCAGCCGAATGCCCGCTACGACGACGAAGGTCGTCAGACAAAAGTGTTCACGGCCCTTCGAGACATCTCGTCCGGCGAAGAAATCACGATCAACTACAACGGCCACGAAGATGACGCAAGCCCGGTTCACTTCCGGGTTTGTGAAACGACCGCCGCATCGCCTCTCAGATCCCTGCGCGGAGGCGGCGCCGGTTCGCTCCTGAGATTGCGGCGGTCGCGGCAAAAGTCCTTGTGTGGCGAAGAAGTCCTGCCTGCGTTGAATCGCCGCCGCAGCGCGGTCTGTGGATTTCACGCTTGCTGCCGCCGGCGCTCGTCTGGTGCCGCCGGCGCTCGTTTGCTGCCGGAAAGCGCGGGAACTCACGCCACGGTGGCTGGCTGGCGGCTTCTCAACGGCAGTGACCGGAGTCCCGGCCTGGCAAATCAAGGCGGTTCCTGCGCTGGTGGCGTTGAACTGACCACGGACGGACATAGGATGCTGTCAGGTCGTGAGATCTGCCTCGCGGCATTCCCAACCATTAACCGGAATTCTGATTCATGGCGTCGGTGGAACAAATTCGCAGCCTCGCCTCACAGGTTATCGATCCCGAGCTGAACAGGCCGCTGGGCGAATTACGGATGATCGCCGATACATGCGCCAACGGAAGCTCGTTCGTTGTCACCGTCGAATTGCCGACTCCCGCGTATCCGGATCCTGACCGCCTGGCCGAACTGATTCGTGAAAACGCCGAACCGGCGCTGGACGACGGCCAGTCCATCGAGGTGTCCATCACGTCGAAGGTCCGGGGCAAAGACGCCGGCGGACGCATTGGGCTGACGATTCACAACATCATCGCCGTGGGCAGCGGCAAGGGCGGCGTCGGCAAGAGCACCGTCGCGGCGGCTCTGGCGTGCGGACTGCAGTCGTTCGGCTGCCGTGTCGGCCTGATGGACGCCGACGTCTATGGCCCCAGCATTCCTCACATGCTGAACGCCGGCGGCAAACCCGCGGCGGTCGAACACGAGACTCCCGACGGACAGACGTTCGCCCGCATGGAACCGATCGATGTTCACGGCCTGAAGCTGATGTCGATGGGATTTTTCATCGAACAGGGCCAGTCCGTCGTCTGGCGCGGACCGATGCTGCACAAAGCGCTGACACAGTTTCTGAGGGACACGGAATGGGGTGAACTCGATTACCTGATCATCGACCTGCCGCCGGGCACGGGCGACGTTTCGCTGACGCTGTCGCAGCAGGTCGGCCTGGCAGGAGCCGTCGTCGTTTGTACTCCGCAGCAGGTCGCCCTGCTGGATGCGATCAAAGCCGTCGATATGTATCAGAAGGTCAATGTTCCGGTCCTGGGATTTGTCGAAAACATGACCGGCGAAATCTTCGGGCGCGGCGGAGCGAAAAAGTTCGCGGAAGAACTAAGCGTTCCGTTTCTGGGTGAAGTTCCGATTCAGGCCTGCATCCGCGAATACTGCGACCGTGGGCGGATGTTCGAACTTCTGAACGACGACAATCCGGCCCGTGAATCGCTGCGAGCGATGTGCCAAAACGTCGCCATGCAGGTCGCTCGAAACCTGATCGAAACCCCGGCCGCTCCGACCCTGGAGATTCTTTAGTCTGCCATGTCCAACACCGCTGCCATTGATGAACTGCTTGAAGAATTTGAGGCGTTGGAAGACTGGGAAGAACAGTGCGACTTCCTGATCGACCTGGGTCTTGAACTTCCCGAGTTTCCCGAAGACCAGAAGATCGAACAGAACATCGTCCACGGGTGTCAGAGTCGTGTGTGGATGATCGCCGAACCGACTCACGCCGGCGGGGAGACAACCATCACAATCAAAGCCGACAGCGATGCCATGATCGTGAAGGGACTGATCGCGGTGCTGCTGGCGACCTATTCAGGCCACACTCCACAGCAGATCCTGTCAACCGACGTCGCGGCGCTGTTCAAACGCATGAAGCTGGACAAGCATCTCAGTCCCAGCCGCCGCAATGGACTGTTCGGCATGGTCCAGCGAATTCAGAACTTCGCGGCACAGCACGCCGCGTGAAGTTGCCACCACGATGACCACATCGACGATCAACCGCACGACCACTTACGACGCTGCCGCCGTCCGTCGCCAGTTTCCGGTGCTGAACCAGACGCTGCAAAAAGGGCTGACGCCCGTGTATCTGGACAGCGGCGCGTCCGCTCAGAAGCCGCAGATTGTCATCGACAAGGAACGCGAAGTCGAAGAACAGTACTTCGCGAACGCTCACCGCGGCCGGTACAGCTTCGGAGCCAGGATCGACGACGAACTGGAGGCAGCTCGGCAGAAGATCGCCGACTTCATCAGCGCTCCGTCGGCCGAACAGGTCGCATTCTGCAGCGGGACGACGATGGCGATCAACATGATTGCCTCCGGCTGGGGACGTCGGCACGTTAAGGCCGGCGACGAAATCCTGATCAACGAAATGGAACACCACGCCAACTTCGTTCCCTGGCAGCAGCTCGCCCTGCAGACCGGAGCCACGCTGCGGTTCATCCCGCTGACCGATGACGGTCGGCTGGACGTGAATCGCCTGCCGGACGTGCTGACTTCAAAGACAAAAGTTCTGGCCGTCACGGCGATGTCGAACGTGCTGGGAACTGTGAATCCCATTCGCGAACTGGCGAAGCGGGCTCACGACGTCGGCGCGATCGTCGTTGTCGATGGTGCTCAGAGCGTCCCGCACCTGCCGACCGACGTGGCAGCAGACGACGTCGATTTTCTGGTGTTTTCCGGTCACAAGGTTTACGGCCCCACGGGAATCGGTGTGCTGTACGGTAAGGCGGAACGGCTGGAAGAAACGGACCCGATCGTGTTCGGCGGGCACATGATCGAACGAGTCTTCCGGGACCATTCCACCTGGGCGCCGCCGCCGGCGAAGTTCGAAGCGGGCACGCTGCCCATCGTCCAGGCGATTGCTCTGGGCACGGCCATCGACTGGGTCACGGAGCTCGGGCTGGACAACATCCACCGGCACGAAACCTCTCTGCTGACATCCGCGACGCAGGCGCTGCAGCAGATTCCGGGAATGAAGATCTACGGGCCGGCGCTCGACCACAAGGGAGCGATCATCAGCTTTCGGATTGACAATCTGCACCCGGAAGACCTTGCCGCGATGCTGGATCGGAAGGCGGTCTTCACGCGCCACGGCCACCACTGCACGATGCCGCTGCACGATCTGCTGAAAGTCACGGCCACTACGCGAGCCAGCTTTGCCGCGTACAACACTCCGGAAGACGTCGCCGCTCTGATCGCCGCCATCCACTTCGCGCGTGAAAAGCTGCGGCTGGTGTAAGTCAGCGACGCCGCTCCAGTCGCTCCAGAATCGGTTCCATCATCGGCAGTTCGGTGTAGAACATGGCGCTGGGATCGATACCTGCGGCTTCCAGCCGATCACTGCGATCCCGAATGCTCGGGAACTCGGCGATCCATGGCAGCACCACCAGCCAGATGGTCGCGATGACGATAGTGGCCAGGATGAGTCGAATCGTGCCCTGCAGCGACGGGCCTGCTTCGTGATTTTCTTCGGACATGCCAGGTGAATTACTCTCGGGGATCAAATGAATCAATCGTACCTGCAAGGTGTGTCTGAGCTGACTTCATCCCGCAGGACCGGAATGACGCTGAGCACCCCGGCACCGCGCTACGGTCCCACAAAATCACGAAAGACCACGCCGAACATCAGCCAGGCCATCAGCAACGTCAGCACCAGATTCAGTGACTGCCCGCACAGATACAGAACCAGCGGCTTTCCGCCACGAAGGTGCGGTGCCAGTTCGCGATAGTCCGTGTCCAGCCCGATGCTGACAAACGCAAGGCAGAAGAACCAGCCGCGGAATGTTTTCGTCACATCCCCGACCATCGCGTCAATAAGTTCCGGGCCGCCGCTGACAGTCGCATGGACGGCCGAAAACACAATCGATGCCAGTACAAATCCGATCACGAATTTCGGAAACCGATACCAGATTTCCATGACGCTGGGCTTTGGTCCGGAAGGGTCGCGTTCCACGAACGTGACCCAGTACACCGCGACACAGAATGCCGTGACACCGATCAGGATGTTCTGGATCATCTTCACGGTCGTCGCGACTTCCAGCGCCCGATTGCGCGGCTTTCCGCCGGGAACGTCGCCTGCCACTGTCGCGTCGGGTTTGAACATTTCTCCCGCGGCGGCGACGGCCCCCGTCGAATCAATGGTGCCTCCCATCCACGCGCCGCCGATGGTTTCGTCCATTCCGACCGCCAGAATAACGCGAGGCATCACGACCATCATGATGACAGTGAACGAAAGTGACATACCGATCGCCAGCGAGAGTTCTTCCTTCTTCGCTTTACACGCCGCCGCCGTTGCGATCGCGGCCGAAACTCCACACACGGACATGTCGGCGGAAATCACCATGTTCAGGGAACGGGATTCCATCTTCAGCACCTTCTGTCCGAAGATGTAGGTGCTGACAAGAACCACCGGCGTGACCACCCACGCCACAAACACTCCCGGAATCCCCAGCGCCAGCAGGCGGCTCATCAGGACCTCCGCGCCGAAGATCACCAGACCGGTCTTGATGTAGAATTCCGTCATGACCGCCGGTTTCAGAAACGCGGGCGTCCCGATCGTGTTGCTGATCGCCAGGCCCACCAGCAGAGCCCACAGGGCGTATTCCAGATTGAAGTCCCTGGCGACCGTCTGTCCCGCCATCACGTACGCCACCGTTGCCAGCAGGAAGACAATCGGAAACGCAATCAGAAACGCGCCGCCCGATCTGCCGCGAAGCTGCGTGACTGCGCCGAACAGCACTGCGATGACCGCGAAGACTCCCAGGGTCCCCGGCAGAGTGTTGACTGCCTTCCTGCCTTCCTGAGCCGATTTGCAAAACGCCTCGACCGGATTTCTGTGCCAGGAACCGGGCTTGGCCACCCACCGCTTGAACGGACTGCTGAGTGTGACTGCTTCGCCCGCGGCGATGGCTTCGGAAAAGTTGTCCGGGCGGCTGAGCCAAACCGACAGAAACGCGACGACCAGCAGCAGGCACGCGCAGATCACGGCCCACCAGTCTTCGTGCAGTCGTTCCGCAAACGGTCGCGTGACCGGAACGGCGGCGGTGGTCTGTTTCGAAGTCTCTTCTGCTTGTTCGTCGCTGTTCATGCTCTATCTTGCGTTGGCGGCTGGTGACGTGGTTTGCGGTTGACGGAGTATGCGAACTGGCAAAGTCAGCAGCAACCATCAACAGCGAGCCGTGTTTGATGGCGCGGCTTGTTGTTCTGCGTGACTTCTCAGAAGCACGTGGTTCGGGAAGGCAGGGTTGCTGCCGAGCGGCGCTGGCGAATTGGCGTCCGACGTGACAGAGGCTCGGCAGGAGCCTCGCCCTCCCGTCCACATTGCGATTGTCGATCAAACCCGATTCGAATTGCCGTCAGGCTGCCTTACAGGAAACAGCATTCGTGAAGATTGAAGATGCGTGGAACAGTCGTCCGGCGATTGAGCAGATTCAGTCGCAGCGACTTGTCGAACTGCTGCAGGCCATTGTGCCTCGCAATCGGTTCTACACCTCGAAGTTTCAATCCGCCGGCATTGATATCGCCGACGTTCGGTCCGTCGCGGACCTGCCGCAGCTTCCGGTGACCATCAAGCAGGAACTGGTCGACAGTCAGACTCAGCAGCCGCCGTACGGAGCCAACGTGACGTATCCGTCGAACCGTTACACGCGGCTGCACCAGACGTCGGGCACGACGGGCCGGCCGATGCGCTGGCTGGACACAGCGGAAAGCTGGAACTGGATCATGGAATGCTGGCGGCAGATCTATCTGCTGGCGGGGCTGAAGTCCGACGACCGGTTGTTCTTTCCGTTTTCGTTCGGTCCGTTCATCGGCTTCTGGGCGGCGTTTGAAGGAGCGTCGCGGCTGGGGAATTTCGTGATCGCCGGCGGAGGCATGACGACTCAGATCCGGCTGCAGGCGATGATCGAAAACGAAGCCACCGTCGTCTGCTGCACTCCCACGTATGCTCTTCGGATGGCGGAAGTCGCGGCTGCCGAAAACATCGATCTGCAGGAAAGCAGCGTACGAATGCTGATCGTCGCCGGCGAACCCGGGGGAGCGATCCCGGCGACTCGCGGCCGCATCGAACAGGCCTGGGATGCGCGTGTCATCGACCACTGGGGCATGACGGAGATCGCGTCACTGGGAGTCGAAAGCGAAGATCGTTCCGGCGGAATGTATCTGCTGGAAACTGAAGTCATCGCGGAAATCGTCGATCCGGAAACTCTGCGGCCCGTGGCCGCCAACGAAACAGGAGAACTGCTGGTGACGAATCTGGGACGGATCGGATCGCCGCTGATTCGCTATCGAACCGGCGACCTGGTCCGTGCTTCAACCGACCCGGATCCGACCGGTCGGGAACTGTTGTGGCTGCCGGACGGAATTCTGGGCCGGTCCGACGACATGGTGATTGTGCGAGGCAACAACGTGTTTCCCAGCAGCGTGGAAGCCGTGCTGCGGGAATTTGATGACGTCGCGGAATTCCGAATCGACGTCAGCGTCGTGCGCGCGATGAACGAACTGCAGATCACTATCGAACCGATTCCGGAAGCTTGCGACCGAGCGCCGCAGTTGGCGGCCACCGTGAAGGATGCGTTGCGCCACCGTCTGGGCTTCGTCTGCGAGGTTGTGACAGTGCCGGTTGGTGAACTGCCGCGGTTTGAACTCAAGGGCCGCCGGTTTCATCGCAAAGGCGGCTGACCAGTCATCAACTGCTCGCGCTGCGGTAGTAGTTCAGCGACCAGCGGAACACGATCCTCGCCAGCAGCAGACCAATCAGTGCCGCGGCCGCCGCGACGACGGCCCAGTGATGCTGTTCCAGTGTGCCCACGACAATGCGAGCCGGCACGGTGATCACCAGCAGAATGGGAATCACATACGAAAACGAAAACTGCAGCACTTCGCCGCCTTCGATCTGAGCCGGGTCACGGCCGTCGTAGATGCTGCGGGGATAGCGCGCGAACACCGTGATGTAGAACCAGAAATCGTACAGTCCCTGATTGCGTCCCAGCCAGATGCTGGCACAGGCCGTCACCAGCATCATCGAATAGAAGAACATGACACCCACGCCGACGAATGCCAGATACGTGATCGTCTGAGCGACAGAAACCGGCTCGCCGATCCGATACAGCGACAGCAGCAGCAGTCCCAGAGCGAGCATGATCTGACCGATCATCGCCAGGTTGATCCGTTCCAGCGAAACCAGAAACTGCGTATCGATCGGCTTCAGCAGCGCGAAGTCCAGCCGGCCGGTGCGAATCTGTTCGCTCAGGTTCGCACAATTCGGCATGAAGAACGTTTCGACAATGCCGTTAATCAGCATGCCGGTCGCCATGAAGGCAAAGTACTGGTCGCGAGTCCAGCCGTTAATCTGCGGAACTCGCGCAAAGATGATCTCAAACAGCGCGAGCTGTGCGAAGAACCAGAATGCTCGCGTGATGAGCTGGATCAGGAAATTCGCCTGAAACATCATCTCGCGGATCAGCGAATTCCGGCAGAAGGTTGTGAAAACGCGAACGTAGTGCATGATGCTCCATCCTGAATCCGCGCCACTCTACCGGAAACACATCACATGGTCATCGTCGTCGCCACGATCTCACTGAAGCCTGGAACCCGGGACTTGTTCCTGACCGAATTTCGCAGGATTGTCCCCGAAGTTCTGAACGAAGCCGGCTGCATCGAATACGGCCCGACCATTGATGCGGCGACCGATATTCCCAACCAGAACGTTGACGCCGATCGGGTAACGATTGTCGAAAAGTGGGAATCCGTCGCAGCGCTGCAAGCCCACCTGCAGGCTCCGCACATGCTGGAGTATCGTCCGAAGGTGAAGGACTTCGTGACGGCGTCCGAACTGCGAGTGCTGGAATCAGCGTAACGGCGAAACGCTGATCTGATTGCTCGTGGCGAAATGTCAGGCTTTGAAATTTCAGATTTCAAATTTCAGATTTCAGATTTGAAATCTGACCCCTGAATCCTGACCCCTCACATCTCCGACATCACATCCGCTATCGCGCCGTCCAGCCGCCGTCGACGGTAACCATGCTGCCGGTCATGAAGCTGCCGGCGGCGCTGGCCAGCAGAATCGCGGCTCCCTGAATCTCCTCAAGTTCGCCCCAGCGTTCCTGAGCGACCGCGCCGATGATGAATTTCCGCGCTTCCTCCGTGTCGGCGATCGGAACGTTCATGGGAGTCAGAAACGGTCCGGGACAGATGGCGTTGCACGTGATGCCGAAGCGGGCCAGCTCCAGACCCAGTCCGCGAGTCATCTGCACGACGGCTCCCTTGCTGGACGTGTATGGCGAGCGGTTGGCCAGTCCGACCAGCCCCAGTGTGCTGGCCATGTTGATGATGCGGCCGTAACCTGCCTTTTTCATGTGTGGCACGACGGCTTTGCAGCACAGCCAGATACCGTCGACGTTGGTTTTCTGCACCTTCTGAAAGTCTTCGTAGGCCACGTCTTCAATGCTGCCGCGAATGTTGATTCCCGCATTGTTGATCAGAATGTCAATGCGTCCGAACTTTTCAATGACGGCTGCCACCACGCGATTGACGTCTGCGGGAACGGACACGTCGCCCGCCAGAGCGATCGCAGTCACGCCAAATCCGTCGGCAATCTCCGCGGCCACTGCGTTTCCTTCGTCGGCATTCCGACTGACAATCGCAATGTTCGCGCCGGCCGACGCAAGTCCCGCCGCCATCGCCGCGCCAAGCCCCTTGGAACCGCCGGTGACCAGTGCCACTCGATCGTGAAGGTCAAACTGTTTGATTCCCGGAAGAGATTTCAGCGGTTTGGCGTCGGGCATGTCAGATGGTTCCAATCATGAAATTCAGTAACAGGGTCTTTACGAATGTGAGCAATGCAGTGTCCGGATCGACGTCGCTCTGCTTATGCGTCCGGCGGATGAGAATCTACCTGTGTGGAGCAGTGATGGCTTCACCCTCCCGCTGAAGCGGGAGGGTAAAATCTCACCCGCCGCTCGTCTCAAGCCGCGGGCTGCAGAGAAGCACTGCAGTTTTGCAAAGCTGCCGCGAATCGGCGAGGCACTACACTAACGTTCCGCCTGCCAGGTCACCACGCTTCCGCCGGAGAATCGCTGAATCGTTCCGGCGGCGGTCTCCAGCACGAGCGCACCGTCTTCGTCGATTCCGCGACAGGTTCCGGCATGTTGCCGGTCACCGGTCTGCAGAACCAGCTCGCGTCCGTTCAGAATGCTGGCGGCGTTGGCTTCCGACAGCACCGCGGCAGGCGACCGGGAAAGACGCTGCTTCAAAGACGTCAATTCTGCCACGATCGCTATTAGTACGGCGGTCAGATCCTGGTGCTGTCCGGTGAGGTCGAACACCGACGCGGCTCGCTGCCGCACTTCCATCGGCGCGGGAGACAGCGAATTGTTGACGTTCACACCGATGCCAATGATGACGCCGCACCGGTCACCCGCGTTGTGCTGTTCAGCAAGGATTCCGCAAATCTTTTGCTCACCGACCAGGACATCGTTCGGCCACTTAATCGCGGTCGTTCGGTTCGGGACCAGCGGCGCGACGGCGTTGCGCACGGCCAGACCGGTCAGCAGAGAAATCATCGCTCGACGTTCCACCGGCAGATCCATCGACTCCGCGTCGAGCACGATCGAAAACGTGAGTGCTCCGGCGGTCGACCACCACTGATTGCTGCCCCGTCCGCGCCCCGCCGTTTGATTGGCCGTCAACACCAGAGCAGGCGCTACTTCCAGCAGCGGCTTCAGCAGCGAGACGGCCAGGCGATTCGTCGATTCCAGCGTCTCGTGATATTCGACATGACGAATACCCGTCTGCCGGCAAATGAGTGGCAGATCAAACGGCGGCACGGGAAGTTCTCTGACCGTAGTCGTCATGCTTGCCAACCGACGGATCATTCATGGCCGGAATCTGAAGCACGGGAACCGAGTCCCGAAGCTCGCGTCGCGGCGTGTGAGGAAGCTCATTCGTCATGCCGTTGCCAGATTCTGCAGCCGATGGACGACGCTGATGATGCGTCCGGCGGCTTCTTCAATTTCTTCGGACGTGTTGAGAATACTGAGCGAAAACCGCACCGACGACCGGCAGATGTCCGGCGGGCAACCCATCGCCAGCAGTGCCGGAGCAGGCTCTGCCGAGCCGCTCGCACAGGTGCTGCCCAGCGAACAGGCGATGCCTTCCAGATCCAGATTCACCAGCAGCGCTTCTCCATCTATTCCGGGAAAGGCGATGGACAGTGTGTTCGGCAGTCGGCGAGCATCGATTCCGTGAACGACTGATCCGTCGCATTCGGTCAGCAAGCGGTGCTGCAGGCTGTCGCGCATTTCGGACAGCCGATGATTTCGTTCGTGAGATTGAGCGTCAAAAATTTCGAGAGCCTCCGCCATGCCGGCGATCAGTGCGACGGGTTCCGTTCCGGCTCGCCGGCCGGATTCCTGATGACCGCCTTCCAGCAGCGGCGGAAGCTGAACTCCGCGACGCAGCAGCAGACCGCCGATGCCTCGCGGACCGTGGAACTTATGAGCCCCAAATGCCAGCGCCGTGGCCTTCAGTTCCCGGAAGTTGACCGGGATCTTGCCGGCCGCCTGAACCGCGTCGACCAGCAGCGGAACGCGATGTTCCAGGCAGCGGTCCGCCAGCGGTTTCAGGTCCTGAATGACTCCCGTTTCGTTGTGGGCCAGAATCACGGTGACCAGTTTCAGGTCCTGCCACGGCAGATCGTCGAACTGACCGCTGACCAGCAGTCCTCGTGAATCAACGTCCAGGAGGACCTGCGTGAATCCATTCTGGCAAGCTCGTTCGCAGGCCCGGACCGTGGCCGGATGTTCGCCGGCAGTGTGAGCGATCGTGCCTTTGCGTCCGAGCGTCAGGCCGTAGACGGCGGCGTTGATCGCTTCCGTACCGCCGCTGGTGACGATGACTTCTTCCGGCTCGGAGCCAAGCACTCGTGCGATCGTGTCACGGCTTTCGTTCAGAACAGTGCGGGCATCGCGGCCGAACGAATGCTGGCTGCCGGGGTTGGCAAACGCGTTTCGCCACGCGTTGTCCATCGCGGTGATCACTTCCGGCAGCAGCGGTGTGGTGGCGTTGTTGTCCAGATAAATTCGGGAAGGCATGTGTCTGACGTCACGCGGAATTGCGGTTGATAAGGTCAGCGGGCAGAGTATCCGCGCGACTCGGCAGCGTCTACGTTCACCGTCGCAGCCTCGGGATGATGATCGCCGCGACGTGGCCGAAGACCCGCCCGCGAATCGATTGCCAGTGCCGACTTTGAGACATCAAACGACTCGTCAAAGCGCGGTGGACGCGACGGCGGGAGGCGGTTAGTCTCAGGCCGTCGACTGGTTTTGATCCGCCGGACTGTTGCCCGAATCCTTCGCAACGAACCTGTTCAGGAAGCTGCCCGCGTCCCATGCACTTTGACGAAAGTTCCATTCTGCCGCCGTCCTCCAGATCACTGGAAAGTCTGCACGATGTCTGCCAGGCCGTCGATCAGGGCACGGCTCGCCATGAAGCCGAATGGATCAAGCTTCGGCGGCAGATGCATTGTGCTCCCGAACCCAGCGGCGCGGAGATTGAAACCAGCCGGTTGATTCTGCAGCGGCTGCAGGTCGCCGGGATGAAGGCTCACATTCCGGATCGCCGAGTCGGTGTGATCGCCGATCTGGTACTGGGTGACGCCGACGAGCACTCGCCCGTGATCGCTCTTCGAGCCGACATCGACGCTCTGCGAATGACCGACCAGAAGACGGTGTCGTATTCGTCGAATCGGGAGGGGCTGGCTCATACCTGCGGCCATGATGT encodes:
- a CDS encoding putative quinol monooxygenase, with amino-acid sequence MVIVVATISLKPGTRDLFLTEFRRIVPEVLNEAGCIEYGPTIDAATDIPNQNVDADRVTIVEKWESVAALQAHLQAPHMLEYRPKVKDFVTASELRVLESA
- a CDS encoding biotin--[acetyl-CoA-carboxylase] ligase, translated to MTTTVRELPVPPFDLPLICRQTGIRHVEYHETLESTNRLAVSLLKPLLEVAPALVLTANQTAGRGRGSNQWWSTAGALTFSIVLDAESMDLPVERRAMISLLTGLAVRNAVAPLVPNRTTAIKWPNDVLVGEQKICGILAEQHNAGDRCGVIIGIGVNVNNSLSPAPMEVRQRAASVFDLTGQHQDLTAVLIAIVAELTSLKQRLSRSPAAVLSEANAASILNGRELVLQTGDRQHAGTCRGIDEDGALVLETAAGTIQRFSGGSVVTWQAER
- a CDS encoding SDR family oxidoreductase, with the translated sequence MPDAKPLKSLPGIKQFDLHDRVALVTGGSKGLGAAMAAGLASAGANIAIVSRNADEGNAVAAEIADGFGVTAIALAGDVSVPADVNRVVAAVIEKFGRIDILINNAGINIRGSIEDVAYEDFQKVQKTNVDGIWLCCKAVVPHMKKAGYGRIINMASTLGLVGLANRSPYTSSKGAVVQMTRGLGLELARFGITCNAICPGPFLTPMNVPIADTEEARKFIIGAVAQERWGELEEIQGAAILLASAAGSFMTGSMVTVDGGWTAR
- a CDS encoding ABC-2 family transporter protein, coding for MHYVRVFTTFCRNSLIREMMFQANFLIQLITRAFWFFAQLALFEIIFARVPQINGWTRDQYFAFMATGMLINGIVETFFMPNCANLSEQIRTGRLDFALLKPIDTQFLVSLERINLAMIGQIMLALGLLLLSLYRIGEPVSVAQTITYLAFVGVGVMFFYSMMLVTACASIWLGRNQGLYDFWFYITVFARYPRSIYDGRDPAQIEGGEVLQFSFSYVIPILLVITVPARIVVGTLEQHHWAVVAAAAALIGLLLARIVFRWSLNYYRSASS
- a CDS encoding putative sulfate exporter family transporter, with translation MNSDEQAEETSKQTTAAVPVTRPFAERLHEDWWAVICACLLLVVAFLSVWLSRPDNFSEAIAAGEAVTLSSPFKRWVAKPGSWHRNPVEAFCKSAQEGRKAVNTLPGTLGVFAVIAVLFGAVTQLRGRSGGAFLIAFPIVFLLATVAYVMAGQTVARDFNLEYALWALLVGLAISNTIGTPAFLKPAVMTEFYIKTGLVIFGAEVLMSRLLALGIPGVFVAWVVTPVVLVSTYIFGQKVLKMESRSLNMVISADMSVCGVSAAIATAAACKAKKEELSLAIGMSLSFTVIMMVVMPRVILAVGMDETIGGAWMGGTIDSTGAVAAAGEMFKPDATVAGDVPGGKPRNRALEVATTVKMIQNILIGVTAFCVAVYWVTFVERDPSGPKPSVMEIWYRFPKFVIGFVLASIVFSAVHATVSGGPELIDAMVGDVTKTFRGWFFCLAFVSIGLDTDYRELAPHLRGGKPLVLYLCGQSLNLVLTLLMAWLMFGVVFRDFVGP
- a CDS encoding AMP-binding protein — protein: MKIEDAWNSRPAIEQIQSQRLVELLQAIVPRNRFYTSKFQSAGIDIADVRSVADLPQLPVTIKQELVDSQTQQPPYGANVTYPSNRYTRLHQTSGTTGRPMRWLDTAESWNWIMECWRQIYLLAGLKSDDRLFFPFSFGPFIGFWAAFEGASRLGNFVIAGGGMTTQIRLQAMIENEATVVCCTPTYALRMAEVAAAENIDLQESSVRMLIVAGEPGGAIPATRGRIEQAWDARVIDHWGMTEIASLGVESEDRSGGMYLLETEVIAEIVDPETLRPVAANETGELLVTNLGRIGSPLIRYRTGDLVRASTDPDPTGRELLWLPDGILGRSDDMVIVRGNNVFPSSVEAVLREFDDVAEFRIDVSVVRAMNELQITIEPIPEACDRAPQLAATVKDALRHRLGFVCEVVTVPVGELPRFELKGRRFHRKGG